Proteins co-encoded in one Clostridia bacterium genomic window:
- a CDS encoding tyrosine--tRNA ligase, which produces MSKYEELLARGLVAQTTHEAEIRELIDNGKATFYVGFDPTADSLHVGHLLVMIGMKHLQEAGNKVVALIGGGTVMVGDPTGKTDMRRIMGREEIDKNCARFKEQLSRFIDFTDDKAIMVNNGDWLLNLNYIEFLREVGVHFSVNKMLTAECFKTRLARGLSFIEFNYMLMQSYDFYKLHKDYGCNLEVGGDDQWSNILGGVELVRRMDSEEVYGLTLPLLTTSDGRKMGKTEKGALWLDKEKCSPYDFYQYWRNVDDADVVSLIKKFSFKPLEELKQFETMEGAELNKAKAFLAYEITELVHGKEEADKAKAASEAAFGGGANANMPSAEIVSADVGNVTVLDYIANAKLTPSKGEGRRLIQQGGLYLNDVRVEDVDRVFGADDFKDGTAVLRLGKKKYFRITIA; this is translated from the coding sequence ATGAGCAAATATGAAGAACTGTTGGCGCGCGGTCTGGTTGCACAAACTACCCACGAGGCAGAAATCAGAGAATTGATTGACAACGGAAAGGCAACCTTTTATGTTGGCTTTGACCCCACGGCAGACAGCCTGCATGTAGGTCACTTGCTGGTTATGATTGGCATGAAGCACTTGCAGGAAGCAGGAAACAAGGTTGTAGCTTTAATCGGCGGCGGTACCGTTATGGTTGGTGACCCCACCGGTAAAACCGACATGAGAAGAATCATGGGCAGAGAAGAAATTGATAAAAACTGTGCCCGTTTTAAGGAACAGCTTTCCAGATTTATTGATTTTACCGATGACAAAGCCATTATGGTCAATAACGGTGACTGGCTGTTAAATCTCAATTATATTGAATTTTTGCGTGAGGTTGGCGTACATTTTTCGGTAAACAAAATGCTTACCGCGGAATGCTTCAAAACTCGTCTGGCACGCGGTCTGTCCTTTATTGAATTTAACTATATGCTTATGCAGAGCTATGACTTCTACAAACTGCATAAAGACTATGGCTGTAACTTAGAGGTTGGCGGTGACGATCAGTGGTCGAATATCTTAGGCGGTGTTGAACTGGTTCGCCGTATGGACAGCGAAGAAGTTTACGGCTTAACCTTGCCGTTGCTTACCACTTCCGATGGCAGAAAAATGGGTAAAACCGAAAAAGGTGCTCTCTGGCTGGATAAAGAAAAATGCTCGCCCTATGATTTCTATCAGTACTGGAGAAATGTGGACGACGCAGACGTTGTCAGCCTGATTAAAAAGTTCAGCTTCAAGCCTTTGGAAGAATTGAAGCAGTTTGAAACTATGGAAGGTGCAGAGCTTAACAAAGCAAAGGCTTTCTTAGCTTACGAAATCACCGAACTGGTACACGGCAAGGAAGAAGCGGACAAAGCCAAAGCAGCTTCCGAAGCAGCTTTTGGTGGCGGTGCAAATGCCAATATGCCTTCTGCAGAAATTGTGTCGGCTGATGTGGGTAATGTAACCGTTTTGGATTACATTGCAAACGCAAAGCTTACCCCTTCTAAGGGCGAAGGCAGAAGACTCATTCAGCAGGGCGGTCTGTACTTAAACGATGTCCGTGTTGAAGATGTTGACCGCGTATTTGGTGCAGATGACTTTAAAGACGGCACCGCGGTATTAAGACTTGGTAAAAAGAAGTATTTCAGAATCACAATTGCATAA